One genomic window of Clostridioides sp. ES-S-0054-01 includes the following:
- a CDS encoding amino acid racemase, producing MNEKLIGILAGMGPRSTAPFMDLVIDECQFQYGAKYDDEFPKMMIYSLPTPFYIDRPINHELMKKTIIDGLQKLESIGVSFIAMPCNSAHIYFKELKKSINIPLLNIVEETVKKLPIIPQKVTLFSTNSTFESKIYQDGILHNGHEFIFKDEWQTKLNTLIQSIKTDKGNPYNIDIWNELIEDVKKESIENVIIACTDLNVVFEKSHSSINIIDSSKCLAKATINKYLKLVK from the coding sequence ATGAATGAAAAATTAATTGGAATTTTAGCTGGAATGGGTCCAAGGTCAACTGCTCCCTTTATGGATTTAGTTATTGATGAATGTCAATTTCAGTATGGTGCAAAATATGATGATGAGTTCCCAAAGATGATGATATATTCATTACCTACTCCATTTTATATTGACCGTCCAATAAATCACGAACTTATGAAAAAAACTATTATTGATGGGTTACAAAAACTTGAATCAATTGGAGTAAGTTTTATTGCTATGCCATGTAATTCAGCACATATATACTTTAAAGAATTAAAAAAATCAATTAATATACCTTTGTTAAATATTGTAGAAGAAACAGTTAAGAAACTTCCTATTATCCCACAAAAAGTAACTCTTTTTTCAACTAATTCAACATTTGAATCTAAAATTTATCAAGATGGCATACTACATAATGGGCATGAGTTTATATTTAAAGATGAATGGCAGACAAAATTAAATACTCTTATTCAAAGTATAAAAACAGATAAAGGAAATCCATATAATATTGATATTTGGAATGAACTTATTGAAGATGTGAAAAAAGAATCTATTGAAAATGTAATAATTGCTTGTACCGACTTAAATGTAGTTTTCGAAAAATCTCATTCTTCAATTAATATTATTGATTCATCAAAATGTTTAGCTAAAGCAACTATCAACAAATATCTAAAACTAGTTAAATAA
- a CDS encoding DUF4878 domain-containing protein — translation MKKIILVLTTFLLAISLTACSSAKPEDTIDSFFSSAKKFDFEGMNKVMENNDEKYKDVLKELDTKDPNAQYVLDYLKQNASKITYTIKDSEIKDNKATIKVECKFVDSTPLLKEIVAEAFTKMLGMSFSGQDLTDEKTTEMLVSIMKEKQKSVKETYVTKTVEFECSKKDNKWIISSANDAVADVLLSNLVTAGRDLSNSMGTIQ, via the coding sequence ATGAAAAAAATCATATTAGTTTTAACAACTTTTTTATTGGCAATATCTTTAACAGCATGTTCAAGTGCAAAACCAGAAGATACAATAGATAGTTTTTTTAGCAGTGCAAAGAAGTTTGACTTTGAAGGCATGAATAAGGTAATGGAAAATAATGACGAGAAATATAAAGATGTATTAAAAGAACTAGACACAAAAGACCCAAATGCACAGTATGTTTTAGATTATCTAAAACAGAATGCATCTAAAATCACATATACAATAAAAGATAGTGAGATTAAAGATAATAAGGCTACAATAAAAGTAGAGTGTAAATTTGTAGATTCAACACCATTACTTAAAGAGATAGTAGCTGAAGCATTTACAAAGATGCTTGGTATGAGTTTTTCAGGGCAAGACTTAACTGATGAGAAAACAACTGAAATGCTAGTATCAATTATGAAAGAAAAACAAAAAAGTGTTAAAGAGACTTATGTAACAAAAACTGTAGAGTTTGAATGTTCTAAAAAAGATAACAAATGGATAATAAGTTCAGCTAATGATGCAGTAGCTGATGTATTATTATCTAATCTTGTTACAGCAGGACGAGATTTATCTAATTCTATGGGTACTATTCAATAG
- the argF gene encoding ornithine carbamoyltransferase — protein MNNISLKGKSFLTLKDFTKEEIRYLLTLSSYLKTKKKVGIKGDLLQGKNIALLFEKTSTRTRCSFEVAAHDEGAHVTYLGPNDCHMGKKESVSDTAKVLGKFYDGIEFRGFKQETVESLAKYSGVPVWNGLTDEYHPTQILADFLTVIENVDKDLNKVKFVYVGDARNNMGNSLMIGCAKMGIDFVALAPKELWPNEELVKAMKEIAKKSKGDIMLTESIDDVKGADVIYTDVWVSMGEEEQYETRINQLKDYQVNMDMIKKTENENVIFLHCLPAFHDLETKVAQEIYEKFGLSELEVTDEVFNSKYSKVFEEAENRMHTIKAVMVSTMIDVNMNNNLI, from the coding sequence ATGAATAATATAAGTTTAAAAGGGAAGAGTTTTTTGACACTAAAGGATTTTACAAAAGAGGAGATTAGATATTTATTAACTTTATCTAGTTATTTAAAAACTAAGAAAAAGGTTGGTATAAAGGGTGATTTATTACAAGGAAAAAATATAGCTTTATTGTTTGAGAAAACATCAACAAGAACTAGATGTTCATTTGAAGTAGCGGCTCATGACGAAGGTGCACATGTAACTTATCTAGGTCCTAATGACTGTCATATGGGTAAAAAAGAGTCTGTATCTGATACAGCAAAAGTTCTAGGAAAATTCTATGATGGAATAGAATTTAGAGGATTTAAACAAGAAACAGTTGAAAGTTTAGCAAAATATTCTGGTGTACCTGTTTGGAATGGACTTACAGATGAATATCATCCAACGCAAATCCTTGCAGACTTTTTAACAGTAATTGAAAATGTAGATAAAGATTTGAATAAAGTTAAATTTGTATATGTCGGTGATGCTAGAAATAACATGGGAAACTCCCTGATGATAGGATGTGCTAAAATGGGAATTGATTTCGTAGCACTTGCACCTAAGGAACTTTGGCCAAATGAAGAATTAGTTAAGGCTATGAAGGAAATAGCTAAGAAATCTAAGGGAGATATAATGTTGACTGAAAGTATTGATGATGTTAAAGGTGCAGATGTTATATATACAGATGTATGGGTTTCTATGGGAGAAGAAGAGCAATATGAGACGAGAATAAATCAACTTAAGGATTATCAAGTAAATATGGATATGATAAAGAAAACTGAAAATGAAAATGTTATATTTTTACACTGCCTTCCAGCATTCCATGACTTAGAAACTAAAGTTGCTCAAGAAATTTATGAAAAGTTTGGATTATCAGAGCTAGAGGTTACAGACGAGGTATTTAATTCAAAATATTCAAAGGTATTTGAAGAAGCTGAAAATAGAATGCATACAATAAAAGCTGTTATGGTTTCTACTATGATTGATGTAAATATGAACAATAATTTAATATAG